In Streptomyces violaceusniger Tu 4113, one DNA window encodes the following:
- a CDS encoding ABC transporter ATP-binding protein, with protein sequence MSPALTTEKDDRAGTAAAGSPGPADTAGSVSIAHVHKSFGRPGAAQAVLEDINLQVRPGEFVCILGASGCGKSTLLNLIAGLDKTSAGAIEVLGGRPALMFQEHALFPWLTAGKNIELALRLRGVPRAERRPQAERLLELVRLGGAYGKRVHELSGGMRQRVALARALAQDSSVLLMDEPFAALDAITRDVLHEELTRIWSETGVSVLFVTHNVREAVRLAERVVLLSSRPGRVVREWTVDIPQPRRIEDASVADLSVEITEELRGEIRRHGQS encoded by the coding sequence ATGTCCCCGGCGCTGACCACCGAGAAGGACGACCGGGCGGGCACCGCGGCGGCGGGCTCACCCGGCCCCGCCGACACCGCCGGATCCGTATCGATCGCCCACGTCCACAAGTCCTTCGGCCGTCCCGGAGCGGCCCAGGCCGTACTCGAGGACATCAACCTTCAGGTGCGGCCCGGGGAGTTCGTCTGCATTCTGGGCGCTTCCGGCTGCGGTAAGTCGACCCTGCTCAATCTGATCGCCGGCTTGGACAAGACATCCGCGGGGGCCATCGAGGTCCTCGGCGGCCGGCCCGCCCTGATGTTCCAGGAGCACGCCCTGTTCCCGTGGCTGACCGCGGGGAAGAACATCGAGCTGGCGCTGCGGCTGCGCGGGGTGCCGCGCGCGGAGCGCAGGCCGCAGGCCGAGCGGCTGCTGGAGCTGGTGCGGCTCGGCGGCGCCTACGGCAAGCGGGTGCACGAGCTCTCCGGCGGTATGCGGCAGCGCGTGGCGCTGGCCCGTGCGCTGGCGCAGGACTCCAGCGTGCTGCTGATGGACGAGCCGTTCGCCGCGCTCGACGCCATCACCCGCGATGTGCTGCACGAGGAGCTGACCCGGATCTGGAGCGAGACCGGCGTCTCGGTGCTGTTCGTGACCCACAACGTCCGCGAGGCCGTGCGGCTGGCCGAGCGCGTGGTGCTGCTGTCCTCCCGGCCGGGGCGGGTCGTCCGCGAGTGGACGGTGGACATTCCGCAGCCGCGCCGCATCGAGGACGCATCCGTCGCCGACCTGTCCGTTGAGATCACCGAAGAACTGCGTGGGGAGATCCGCCGCCATGGCCAGAGTTAA
- the cysC gene encoding adenylyl-sulfate kinase, with product MRAARLMAVDQENEMSAPTTTGATVWLTGLPSAGKTTIAYALAERLRGEGRRVEVLDGDEIREFLSSGLGFSREDRHTNVQRIGFVAELLASHGVTVLVPVIAPYVDSREAVRKRHQREGTPYLEVHVATSVEVCSERDVKGLYAKQAAGEISGLTGVDDPYEAPADPDLRIETHRNSVQESAAEVRLLLSERGLL from the coding sequence ATGCGGGCTGCACGGCTGATGGCTGTCGACCAGGAGAACGAGATGAGCGCCCCCACGACCACCGGTGCCACGGTGTGGCTGACCGGTCTGCCGAGCGCGGGAAAGACCACGATCGCCTATGCGCTGGCCGAGCGGCTGCGTGGCGAGGGCCGCCGGGTGGAGGTGCTCGACGGTGACGAGATCCGCGAGTTCCTCTCCTCGGGGCTCGGTTTCTCCCGCGAGGACCGGCACACCAACGTCCAGCGCATCGGCTTCGTCGCCGAGCTGCTCGCCTCCCACGGCGTCACGGTGCTGGTGCCGGTCATCGCGCCGTACGTGGACAGCCGCGAGGCGGTGCGCAAGCGCCACCAGCGCGAGGGCACCCCGTATCTGGAGGTGCATGTCGCCACGTCGGTGGAGGTGTGCTCGGAGCGGGATGTGAAGGGGCTGTACGCGAAGCAGGCCGCGGGCGAGATCTCGGGACTGACCGGTGTGGACGACCCCTACGAGGCCCCTGCCGACCCGGATCTGCGCATCGAAACCCACAGGAACAGCGTGCAGGAGTCGGCGGCCGAGGTGCGGTTGCTGTTGAGTGAACGGGGACTGCTGTGA
- a CDS encoding ABC transporter substrate-binding protein — translation MGALGACGYGSQKKTGDQGSSALPAAGGEKIDGLDKVKVGYFANLTHATALVGLRKGGQIQQELHGTKVSPFVFNAGPSEIEALNAGSIDIGWIGPSPAINGYVKSHGSNLRIISGSVSGGVKLVVNPKKIKTLDDVKGKKIATPQLGNTQDVAFLNWAASKGWNVDAQSGKGDVSVVRSDNKVTPDAYKSGAVDGAWVPEPTASKLVADGGKVLLDESSLWPDKKFVITNVIVRQEFLKEHPKVVEAVLRGSVRTNAFIKANPEQAKNAANAALKEETGKPLPAEVIDPAWKSIQAIDDPLASTLHTEADHAVQAGLLEKPDLKGIYDLAPLNKVLKAEGKPTVSDAGLGVK, via the coding sequence ATGGGCGCGCTGGGCGCCTGCGGCTACGGCTCGCAGAAGAAGACCGGCGACCAGGGCTCCTCGGCCCTTCCCGCGGCCGGCGGTGAGAAGATCGACGGTCTGGACAAGGTGAAGGTCGGCTACTTCGCCAACCTCACCCACGCCACCGCGCTGGTCGGCCTGCGCAAGGGCGGCCAGATCCAGCAGGAGCTGCACGGCACGAAGGTGTCGCCGTTCGTCTTCAACGCCGGTCCGTCCGAGATCGAGGCGCTCAACGCGGGCTCCATCGACATCGGCTGGATCGGCCCCTCGCCGGCCATCAACGGCTATGTGAAGTCGCACGGCTCCAACCTCAGGATCATCTCCGGGTCGGTCTCCGGCGGCGTCAAGCTGGTGGTCAACCCGAAGAAGATCAAGACGCTCGACGACGTCAAGGGCAAGAAGATCGCCACCCCGCAGCTCGGCAACACCCAGGACGTGGCCTTCCTCAACTGGGCCGCGAGCAAGGGCTGGAACGTCGACGCCCAGAGCGGCAAGGGCGATGTGTCGGTGGTCCGCTCCGACAACAAGGTCACCCCCGACGCGTACAAGTCCGGTGCCGTCGACGGCGCGTGGGTGCCCGAGCCGACCGCGTCCAAGCTGGTCGCCGACGGCGGCAAGGTGCTGCTGGACGAGTCCTCGCTGTGGCCGGACAAGAAGTTCGTGATCACGAATGTGATCGTCCGGCAGGAGTTCCTCAAGGAGCACCCGAAGGTCGTCGAGGCCGTGCTGCGCGGCTCGGTGAGGACCAACGCCTTCATCAAGGCCAACCCCGAGCAGGCGAAGAACGCGGCCAACGCGGCGCTCAAGGAAGAGACCGGCAAACCGCTGCCCGCCGAGGTGATCGACCCGGCGTGGAAGTCCATCCAGGCCATCGACGACCCCCTGGCCTCGACGCTGCACACCGAGGCGGACCACGCGGTCCAGGCGGGTCTTCTGGAGAAGCCCGACCTCAAGGGCATCTACGACCTGGCCCCCCTGAACAAGGTCCTCAAGGCCGAGGGCAAGCCGACCGTCTCCGACGCGGGTCTCGGCGTCAAGTAG
- the cysD gene encoding sulfate adenylyltransferase subunit CysD, with translation MTTVTAIDAEEGAGLYALAHLDALESEAVHIFREVAGEFERPVILFSGGKDSIVMLHLALKAFAPAAVPFSLLHVDTGHNFPEVIEYRDNTVDRHGLRLHVASVQEFIDDGRLRERPDGTRNPLQTVPLLDTIEKNRFDAVFGGGRRDEEKARAKERVFSLRDEFGGWDPRRQRPELWQLYNGRHSPGEHVRVFPLSNWTELDVWQYIAREKIDLPQIYYAHEREVFRRGGMWLAPGEWGGPKDDETVERRMVRYRTVGDMSCTGAVESDAVTIEQVIDEIAASRLTERGATRADDKLSEAAMEDRKREGYF, from the coding sequence ATGACGACCGTGACGGCGATCGACGCGGAAGAGGGCGCGGGCCTGTACGCGCTCGCGCACTTGGACGCGCTGGAGTCCGAGGCGGTGCACATCTTCCGTGAGGTGGCGGGTGAGTTCGAGCGGCCGGTGATCCTGTTCTCCGGTGGCAAGGACTCCATCGTCATGCTCCATCTCGCGCTCAAGGCGTTCGCCCCGGCGGCGGTGCCGTTCTCACTGCTGCACGTGGACACCGGCCACAACTTCCCCGAGGTCATCGAGTACCGGGACAACACGGTCGACCGGCACGGCCTGCGGCTGCATGTGGCCTCGGTCCAGGAGTTCATCGACGACGGCCGGCTGCGCGAGCGCCCGGACGGGACCCGTAATCCGCTGCAGACCGTCCCGCTGCTGGACACCATCGAGAAGAACCGCTTCGACGCGGTCTTCGGCGGTGGACGCCGGGACGAGGAGAAGGCCCGCGCCAAGGAGCGGGTGTTCTCCCTCCGGGACGAGTTCGGCGGCTGGGACCCGCGGCGGCAGCGCCCGGAGCTGTGGCAGCTCTACAACGGCCGCCACTCCCCCGGTGAGCATGTCCGGGTCTTCCCGCTCTCCAACTGGACCGAGCTGGACGTGTGGCAGTACATCGCCCGCGAGAAGATCGACCTGCCGCAGATCTACTACGCACATGAGCGCGAGGTCTTCCGGCGCGGTGGCATGTGGCTGGCGCCCGGTGAGTGGGGCGGTCCGAAGGACGACGAGACCGTGGAGCGGCGCATGGTGCGCTACCGCACCGTGGGCGACATGTCCTGCACCGGTGCCGTCGAATCGGACGCGGTGACCATTGAGCAGGTCATCGATGAGATAGCCGCCTCCCGGCTGACCGAGCGGGGTGCGACCCGCGCCGACGACAAGCTGTCGGAGGCCGCGATGGAGGACCGCAAGCGCGAGGGGTACTTCTAA
- a CDS encoding ABC transporter permease, which produces MEKSVAKSTAKTSTGNAQDLAGLEAGLDALDAVQIKRVSPVEVLVQKVLPPIVAVAVVLALWKVLVVAKVTDDYKLPDPGLVWDALRRLWLQGELFDIVWTSVSRGLFGFLIALVIATPLGLIVARVKFIRAALGPILSGLQSLPSVAWVPPAVIWLGLNDQMMYTVILLGAVPSIANGLVAGIDQVPPLFLRAGRTLGARGLVSARHILLPAALPGYVAGLKQGWAFSWRSLMAAEIIAKSPDLGLGLGQYLENQRNNSDMAGVLLGILMILLVGIAIELLIFAPIERRVLRSRGLLASAR; this is translated from the coding sequence ATGGAGAAGTCCGTGGCGAAGTCCACGGCGAAGACGAGTACGGGCAACGCCCAGGACCTGGCGGGCCTGGAGGCCGGTCTGGACGCCCTGGACGCCGTGCAGATCAAGCGCGTCTCACCGGTCGAGGTGCTGGTCCAGAAGGTGCTGCCGCCCATCGTGGCCGTGGCCGTCGTCCTGGCCCTGTGGAAGGTGCTCGTCGTCGCGAAGGTCACCGACGACTACAAGCTGCCCGACCCGGGACTGGTCTGGGACGCGCTGCGCCGGCTCTGGCTGCAGGGCGAGCTGTTCGACATCGTCTGGACCAGCGTCTCGCGCGGTCTGTTCGGCTTCCTCATCGCGCTGGTGATCGCGACCCCGCTGGGGCTGATCGTCGCCCGGGTGAAGTTCATCCGCGCCGCTCTCGGCCCGATCCTGTCCGGGCTGCAGTCGCTGCCCTCGGTCGCCTGGGTGCCGCCCGCGGTGATCTGGCTGGGCCTGAACGACCAGATGATGTACACCGTCATCCTGCTGGGCGCGGTCCCCTCCATCGCCAACGGGCTGGTGGCCGGCATCGACCAGGTGCCCCCGCTCTTCCTGCGGGCCGGACGCACCCTCGGCGCCCGCGGTCTGGTCAGCGCCCGGCACATCCTGCTGCCCGCCGCGCTGCCGGGCTACGTCGCCGGGCTCAAGCAGGGCTGGGCCTTCTCCTGGCGCTCGCTGATGGCCGCCGAGATCATCGCCAAGTCCCCGGACCTGGGCCTGGGGCTCGGCCAGTACCTGGAGAACCAGCGCAACAACTCCGATATGGCGGGGGTGCTCCTCGGCATCCTCATGATCCTCCTCGTCGGCATCGCCATCGAGCTGCTGATCTTCGCCCCGATCGAGCGCCGGGTGCTGCGCAGCCGCGGCCTGCTGGCGAGCGCCCGCTGA
- a CDS encoding helix-turn-helix domain-containing protein, giving the protein MAVRSRPTARQERLGTELRKMREAAGLTAREAAERVGTTSAQMSHVEAGRAGVSEERLRGMATHYACLDGALIDELVAMAAERGKGWWEEYRGTLAHAALDLAELEHRCRRLRTFQGVYIPGLLQVDNYTRALMAYGVPQPSPRQLEALVAFRMRRREVLDNGSPPAYEAVIHEAALRTLVANRDVARQQLAFILEQGERPGVNVRVVPFDVDGFGGAGTPVLYAYGSVPRLDTVHIDVPHGPILLDAESQLARYRAFLDKALTFSLSAEKSQDFIHTIMRQL; this is encoded by the coding sequence ATGGCAGTGAGGAGTCGGCCCACGGCACGCCAGGAGCGGCTGGGAACCGAACTGCGCAAGATGCGTGAAGCGGCGGGCTTGACCGCCCGAGAAGCGGCCGAACGGGTCGGAACAACCTCGGCCCAGATGAGCCATGTGGAGGCGGGACGGGCGGGCGTCAGCGAGGAACGGCTGCGCGGAATGGCGACGCATTACGCCTGTCTCGACGGCGCACTGATCGACGAGTTGGTCGCCATGGCCGCGGAACGCGGCAAGGGGTGGTGGGAGGAGTACCGGGGGACCCTCGCGCACGCAGCCCTGGATCTCGCCGAACTGGAGCATCGATGTCGCCGTTTGCGCACCTTCCAGGGTGTCTACATCCCTGGGCTTCTCCAGGTGGACAACTACACGCGTGCTCTTATGGCGTACGGGGTTCCCCAGCCGTCACCACGCCAGTTGGAGGCGCTGGTCGCCTTCCGTATGCGACGGCGGGAGGTGCTCGACAATGGATCGCCTCCCGCATATGAAGCAGTCATTCATGAAGCCGCCCTGCGGACACTCGTCGCCAACCGGGACGTCGCACGCCAACAACTCGCCTTCATACTGGAACAGGGCGAGCGCCCCGGCGTCAACGTCCGGGTGGTTCCGTTCGATGTCGACGGGTTCGGCGGCGCCGGGACCCCCGTGCTGTACGCATACGGCTCGGTGCCGAGGCTGGACACCGTACATATCGATGTGCCGCACGGCCCTATCCTGCTGGATGCGGAGTCACAGCTCGCGCGGTATCGCGCATTCCTCGACAAGGCCCTGACGTTCTCCCTGTCGGCGGAAAAGTCTCAGGACTTCATCCACACCATCATGCGGCAATTGTGA
- a CDS encoding sirohydrochlorin chelatase, producing the protein MSAPTLLIIAHGSRDPRHAATVDALRARVRSQRPGLRVEAAFLEFNAPRVPQVLARLAAEDATEVIALPLLLTRAFHAKTDIPAVLREATARHPRLSVRQAEVLGPSPLLMDALERRLHEAGLRSADRPSTGIVLASAGSTDPEAIAVIAEIAREWRHTGWCAVRPAFASASLPRTEDAVRALRADGVARVAVAPYVIAPGRLPDRIAHGAQAAGADLLAPVLGPAPELARLLLCRYDEARGAGRVLLSA; encoded by the coding sequence ATGTCTGCCCCGACCCTGCTGATCATCGCCCACGGCAGCCGCGACCCCCGCCATGCGGCGACCGTCGACGCGCTGCGCGCGCGGGTGCGGTCGCAGCGGCCGGGGCTGCGGGTGGAGGCGGCGTTCCTGGAGTTCAACGCCCCGCGCGTACCGCAGGTGCTGGCCCGGCTCGCCGCGGAGGACGCCACCGAGGTGATCGCCCTCCCGCTGCTGCTGACCCGCGCCTTCCACGCGAAGACCGACATCCCGGCGGTGCTGCGCGAGGCCACGGCCCGCCACCCCCGCCTGTCCGTCCGCCAGGCCGAGGTCCTGGGCCCGTCCCCGCTGCTCATGGACGCCCTGGAACGCCGTCTGCACGAGGCGGGACTGCGCTCCGCCGACCGCCCCTCGACCGGGATCGTCCTGGCCTCGGCGGGCTCCACCGACCCGGAGGCGATCGCGGTGATCGCTGAAATCGCGCGGGAGTGGCGGCACACCGGATGGTGCGCCGTGCGACCCGCGTTCGCCTCCGCCTCTCTTCCCCGCACCGAGGACGCCGTCCGCGCCCTGCGCGCGGACGGCGTCGCCCGGGTGGCCGTGGCCCCCTACGTCATCGCCCCCGGCCGCCTCCCCGACCGCATCGCCCACGGCGCGCAGGCGGCAGGCGCCGACCTCCTGGCCCCTGTCCTGGGCCCCGCCCCGGAACTGGCCCGCCTCCTGCTGTGCCGCTACGACGAGGCGCGCGGGGCGGGCCGGGTGCTGCTCAGCGCCTGA
- a CDS encoding wHTH domain-containing protein translates to MANSTEPQDPEDRRITRLRVGRDGSYVKPDRRVPYGHVLYAAATLGRSPAAIVSRLTELGYDDIELPATPLPLTVDPGDALLLKADTSNLSWLEVGKPVSLRNLLASAGRQGRSPAEAARRLTAFGCPAPADHPLPETPDTRDIVLIRTEPGGEGDWLDWGAEASSRHVLQVAGTLRCNPHTVATRLIALGIRLPYVPEPGDERLLQDPREPLLVLAQETGRRPADIVSRLAELGRSRPNDAPDTREPDDLRILSEELDGRAPWLERNNVVGVRLWHILRAALATGRSPADIAKRLNALGHWLHENAKLPAVADVADIRLLETVDRSFLDGVHLEHVLRSASLTGRSPADVASRLAALGYRLPDEVDYPEVCGMLRR, encoded by the coding sequence ATGGCGAACAGCACTGAACCCCAGGACCCGGAGGACCGCCGGATCACCCGTCTGCGCGTCGGACGTGACGGCTCCTACGTCAAGCCCGACCGGCGGGTGCCCTACGGGCATGTCCTGTACGCCGCAGCCACGTTGGGGCGCAGCCCCGCCGCCATCGTCTCGCGGCTGACCGAACTCGGCTATGACGACATCGAGCTTCCCGCCACCCCGCTGCCCCTCACGGTGGACCCGGGGGACGCCCTGCTGCTCAAGGCGGATACGTCCAACCTCTCCTGGCTCGAGGTGGGCAAGCCCGTGTCGCTGCGGAATCTGCTCGCCTCGGCGGGGCGGCAGGGCCGGAGCCCCGCCGAGGCCGCACGGCGGCTGACCGCCTTTGGCTGCCCGGCCCCGGCCGACCATCCGCTGCCCGAAACCCCGGACACCCGGGACATCGTGCTGATCCGCACCGAGCCCGGAGGCGAGGGCGACTGGCTGGACTGGGGCGCGGAGGCGTCGAGCCGGCATGTGCTCCAGGTGGCCGGGACACTGCGGTGCAACCCGCACACCGTCGCCACGCGCCTCATCGCGCTCGGCATCCGGCTGCCGTACGTCCCCGAGCCCGGGGACGAGCGCCTCCTCCAGGACCCCCGTGAGCCGCTCCTCGTCCTCGCGCAGGAGACCGGCCGCCGCCCGGCGGACATCGTGTCCCGCTTGGCGGAGCTGGGCCGCTCCCGCCCGAACGACGCGCCGGACACCCGGGAGCCGGATGACCTGCGCATCCTCAGCGAGGAACTCGACGGCCGCGCCCCCTGGCTGGAGCGGAACAACGTCGTGGGGGTGCGGCTGTGGCACATCCTGCGCGCGGCGCTCGCCACGGGACGCAGCCCCGCGGACATCGCCAAGAGGCTGAACGCACTGGGGCATTGGCTGCACGAGAACGCGAAGCTGCCCGCCGTCGCGGACGTGGCGGACATCCGGCTCCTGGAGACGGTCGACCGTTCGTTCCTGGACGGCGTCCACCTGGAACACGTGCTGCGCAGCGCGAGCCTGACCGGACGAAGCCCGGCGGACGTCGCCTCGCGCCTGGCCGCCCTGGGCTATCGGCTGCCCGATGAGGTGGACTACCCGGAGGTGTGCGGCATGCTGCGCCGGTGA
- a CDS encoding sulfate adenylyltransferase subunit 1, whose amino-acid sequence MTSNLTSEEQAAAAAVERSAATSQLRFATAGSVDDGKSTLVGRLLHDSKSVLADQLEAVAHASRSRGQEAPDLALLTDGLRAEREQGITIDVAYRYFATPKRRFILADTPGHVQYTRNMVTGASTAELAVVLVDARNGVVEQTRRHAAVAALLRVPHVVLAVNKMDLVDYAEPVFAAIAAEFTTYAASLGVPEITAIPISALAGDNVVTPSANMDWYGGPTVLEHLETVPVGTDPSQDPARFPVQYVIRPQTTEHPDYRGYAGQIASGVLRVGDAVTVLPSGRTSTVTGIDALGAMVDVAWAPQSVTVTLADDLDISRGDLIAPSDHAPETTQDVEATVCHLHDRPLRVGDRVLLKHTTRTMKAIIKDIPSRLTLADLSHHPAPGELAANDIGRVVLRTSEPLALDAYEDSRRTGSFLLIDPADGTTLTAGMAGDSFAASADGAEAARDDEGWASDDGR is encoded by the coding sequence ATGACGAGCAATCTGACGTCCGAGGAGCAGGCCGCCGCGGCCGCCGTGGAACGGTCCGCGGCCACCTCGCAACTGCGGTTCGCCACCGCGGGTTCGGTGGACGACGGCAAGTCCACCCTGGTCGGGCGGCTGCTGCACGACTCCAAGTCGGTACTGGCCGATCAGCTCGAGGCCGTGGCGCACGCCTCGCGCAGCCGTGGCCAGGAGGCGCCGGACCTGGCGCTGCTGACGGACGGGCTGCGCGCGGAGCGGGAGCAGGGCATCACCATCGATGTCGCCTACCGCTACTTCGCCACTCCCAAGCGGCGGTTCATCCTCGCCGACACCCCCGGCCATGTGCAGTACACCCGCAACATGGTCACCGGCGCCTCCACCGCCGAGCTCGCGGTCGTCCTGGTGGACGCGCGCAACGGCGTGGTGGAGCAGACCCGGCGGCATGCCGCGGTCGCCGCCCTGCTGCGGGTCCCGCATGTGGTCCTCGCCGTCAACAAGATGGACCTGGTGGACTACGCGGAGCCGGTCTTCGCGGCCATCGCCGCGGAGTTCACGACCTACGCGGCCTCGCTGGGCGTCCCGGAGATCACGGCCATCCCGATCTCGGCGCTCGCCGGGGACAATGTGGTGACCCCGTCGGCGAACATGGACTGGTACGGCGGCCCGACCGTGCTGGAGCACCTGGAGACCGTGCCGGTGGGCACCGATCCGTCCCAGGACCCGGCGCGTTTCCCGGTGCAGTACGTGATCCGTCCGCAGACCACCGAGCACCCCGACTACCGCGGCTACGCGGGCCAGATCGCCTCCGGTGTGCTGCGTGTCGGCGACGCCGTCACCGTGCTGCCGTCCGGCCGGACGAGCACCGTCACCGGGATCGACGCGCTGGGCGCGATGGTGGACGTGGCGTGGGCGCCGCAGTCGGTGACCGTCACGCTCGCCGACGACCTGGACATCTCGCGCGGGGATCTGATCGCGCCGAGCGACCACGCCCCGGAGACCACCCAGGACGTCGAGGCCACCGTCTGCCATCTGCACGACCGTCCGCTGCGGGTGGGCGACCGGGTGCTGCTCAAGCACACCACCCGCACGATGAAGGCGATCATCAAGGACATTCCGTCGCGGCTGACGCTGGCCGATCTGTCGCACCACCCGGCGCCGGGTGAGCTGGCCGCCAATGACATCGGCCGGGTCGTGCTCCGTACGTCCGAGCCGCTGGCGCTGGACGCGTACGAGGACTCGCGGCGGACCGGTTCCTTCCTGCTGATCGACCCGGCCGACGGCACCACGCTGACCGCCGGGATGGCGGGCGACTCCTTCGCGGCGTCGGCCGACGGCGCCGAGGCGGCGCGGGACGACGAGGGATGGGCGTCTGACGATGGCCGGTGA
- a CDS encoding phosphoadenylyl-sulfate reductase → MTRLAHTDLEGLAEKAGHDLEDAPALEILRWAADTFGSRFCVTSSMEDAVVAHLASRAFPGVDVVFLDTGYHFPETIGTRDAVAAVMDVNVITLTPRQTVAEQDAEYGPRLHDRDPDLCCALRKVQPLEEGLEEYDAWATGLRRDESPTRANTPVVGWDARRRKVKISPIARWTQADVDAYIAEHGVLTNPLLMDGYPSVGCAPCTRRVLEGEDIRSGRWAGSNKTECGLHG, encoded by the coding sequence ATGACCCGGCTTGCGCACACCGACCTCGAGGGGCTCGCCGAGAAGGCGGGCCACGACCTCGAGGACGCCCCCGCGCTGGAGATCCTGCGCTGGGCGGCGGACACCTTCGGATCGCGTTTCTGCGTCACCTCCTCGATGGAGGACGCGGTGGTGGCACATCTCGCCTCCCGCGCCTTCCCCGGTGTCGATGTGGTCTTCCTCGACACCGGCTACCACTTCCCGGAGACCATCGGCACCCGTGACGCGGTGGCCGCGGTGATGGATGTCAACGTCATCACCCTGACCCCCCGTCAGACGGTCGCCGAGCAGGACGCCGAGTACGGTCCCCGGCTGCATGACCGCGACCCCGACCTGTGCTGCGCGCTGCGCAAGGTCCAGCCCCTCGAGGAGGGGTTGGAGGAGTATGACGCCTGGGCCACGGGATTGCGCCGGGACGAATCGCCAACCCGCGCCAACACCCCGGTCGTTGGCTGGGACGCGCGTCGCCGTAAGGTGAAGATCTCCCCGATCGCCCGCTGGACCCAAGCGGATGTCGACGCCTACATCGCCGAGCACGGTGTGCTGACCAACCCCCTGCTGATGGACGGCTATCCGTCGGTAGGCTGCGCGCCCTGCACCCGCCGGGTTCTGGAGGGCGAGGACATCCGGTCCGGCCGCTGGGCGGGGAGCAATAAAACCGAATGCGGGCTGCACGGCTGA
- a CDS encoding DUF397 domain-containing protein has product MENPAPWRKSSFSGPGETNDCVEVAAAGGGIRIRESDTPADILTTTPGRLGTFIRAIKAGALDHLGR; this is encoded by the coding sequence ATGGAAAATCCGGCGCCATGGCGGAAGTCGTCGTTCTCCGGGCCTGGTGAGACCAACGACTGCGTTGAAGTCGCCGCGGCGGGCGGTGGGATACGGATTCGCGAAAGCGACACCCCCGCCGACATCCTCACCACCACACCGGGCCGACTCGGAACGTTCATACGCGCCATCAAGGCGGGGGCGCTCGACCACCTCGGGCGGTAG